From Nicotiana tabacum cultivar K326 chromosome 20, ASM71507v2, whole genome shotgun sequence, one genomic window encodes:
- the LOC107811058 gene encoding sulfhydryl oxidase 2-like isoform X2 translates to MTFCSVFLLLFLILLFSSFEQSVSISSGSQRVILRSIINENSKDGDFAIDLNATNFDSVLKETPAPFAIVEFFAHWCPACRNYKPQYEKVARLFNGADASHPGIILMTRVDCASTINSKLCDKFSVDRYPMLFWGPPKKFVSGGWVPKQGKSEIIPIESGRTADVLLGWINKQLGSSYGLDDGKYENEHLQTNTSDPGQIAKAIYDVEEATSTAFSIILDHKMIKPETRASLIKFLQLLVAHHPSRRCRKGSADVLVNFDDLCPSSTMLVNNEEAESCSKNGVLENYQICGKEVPRGYWMYCRGSKNDTRGFSCGLWILLHSLSVRVEDGESNMAFRSTCDFIHNFFVCEECRQHFYEMCSSVSTPFKKARDFALWLWRAHNKVNERLIKEEASLGTGDPEFPKAIWPPKQQCSSCYLSPSKTSKENSKIDWDENEVFKFLVSYYGKELVTLYKESEQRGSGQTEKIVAEELVASTNAVVVPVGAALAIAVASCAFGALAYIWRSRQKNRKPRRSWN, encoded by the exons ATGACTTTTTGTTCTGTATTTTTGTTACTATTCTTGATTCTATTATTTTCAAGCTTTGAACAATCAGTTTCAATATCAAGTGgatctcaacgtgtgattcttCGATCAATCATAAATGAAAATAGCAAAGATGGTGATTTTGCTATTGATTTAAATGCCACCAACTTTGATTCTGTTCTTAAGGAAACTCCTGCACCTTTTGCCATTGTTGAATTCTTTGCTCACTG GTGTCCCGCTTGTAGAAATTATAAG CCACAATATGAAAAAGTTGCAAGACTCTTCAACGGGGCAGATGCTAGTCATCCAGGAATCATATTAATGACAAGGGTAGATTGTGCATCGACG ATAAATTCTAAGCTTTGTGACAAGTTCTCCGTGGATCGGTACCCGATGCTTTTTTGGGGACCTCCTAAGAAGTTTGTTAGTGGTGGTTGGGTTCCAAAACAAGGAAAGAGTGAAATAATTCCGATTGAAAGTGGACGAACTGCTGATGTCTTGCTTGGCTGGATCAACAAACAACTGGGAAG CTCATACGGTTTGGATGATGGAAAATACGAGAACGAGCATCTTCAGACAAACACTTCGGATCCTGGCCAG ATTGCCAAAGCTATCTATGATGTTGAGGAGGCAACATCTACTGCCTTTAGTATTATTTTAGACCACAAG ATGATTAAACCAGAAACTCGGGCATCACTTATAAAGTTTCTTCAGCTTTTGGTTGCTCATCACCCTTCTAGGAG GTGCCGGAAGGGGAGTGCAGATGTACTTGTTAACTTTGATGATCTGTGTCCATCATCTACGATGTTGGTTAACAATGAGGAAGCTGAAAGTTGTAGCAAAAATGGCGTGCTGGAAAATTACCAGATTTGTGGTAAAGAGGTTCCTCGCGGATATTGG ATGTATTGTCGTGGCAGCAAGAATGATACTAGAGGTTTTAG TTGCGGTTTGTGGATTTTGTTACATTCACTCTCCGTAAGAGTGGAGGACGGAGAAAGCAACATGGCATTTAGAAGTACTTGTGATTTTATACACAACTTTTTCGTCTGTGAGGAGTGTAGGCAACACTTTTACGAAATGTGCTCAAG CGTGTCTACTCCATTCAAGAAAGCACGTGATTTTGCCCTCTGGCTGTGGCGTGCTCACAACAAGGTCAACGAAAGACTAATAAAAGAAGAAGCGTCCCTTGGAACTGGCGATCCTGAATTCCCAAAAGCTATTTGGCCTCCAAAACAGCAATGTTCATCGTGTTACCTCAGCCCGAGCAAGACGAGTAAGGAAAATAGTAAGATCGATTGGGATGAGAACGAGGTCTTTAAGTTTTTGGTCAGTTACTATGGGAAAGAACTAGTAACTCTCTATAAGGAAAGTGAACAGCGAGGTAGTGGTCAGACCGAAAAAATAGTTGCCGAAGAGTTGGTAGCCTCGACAAATGCAGTTGTGGTTCCAGTGGGAGCTGCATTGGCTATTGCAGTTGCGAGCTGTGCATTCGGAGCGCTTGCATACATCTGGCGCTCACGACAAAAGAATCGgaa GCCACGAAGAAGCTGGAACTGA
- the LOC107811058 gene encoding sulfhydryl oxidase 2-like isoform X1, translating to MTFCSVFLLLFLILLFSSFEQSVSISSGSQRVILRSIINENSKDGDFAIDLNATNFDSVLKETPAPFAIVEFFAHWCPACRNYKPQYEKVARLFNGADASHPGIILMTRVDCASTINSKLCDKFSVDRYPMLFWGPPKKFVSGGWVPKQGKSEIIPIESGRTADVLLGWINKQLGSSYGLDDGKYENEHLQTNTSDPGQIAKAIYDVEEATSTAFSIILDHKMIKPETRASLIKFLQLLVAHHPSRRCRKGSADVLVNFDDLCPSSTMLVNNEEAESCSKNGVLENYQICGKEVPRGYWMYCRGSKNDTRGFSCGLWILLHSLSVRVEDGESNMAFRSTCDFIHNFFVCEECRQHFYEMCSSVSTPFKKARDFALWLWRAHNKVNERLIKEEASLGTGDPEFPKAIWPPKQQCSSCYLSPSKTSKENSKIDWDENEVFKFLVSYYGKELVTLYKESEQRGSGQTEKIVAEELVASTNAVVVPVGAALAIAVASCAFGALAYIWRSRQKNRKYKYIYSLKNI from the exons ATGACTTTTTGTTCTGTATTTTTGTTACTATTCTTGATTCTATTATTTTCAAGCTTTGAACAATCAGTTTCAATATCAAGTGgatctcaacgtgtgattcttCGATCAATCATAAATGAAAATAGCAAAGATGGTGATTTTGCTATTGATTTAAATGCCACCAACTTTGATTCTGTTCTTAAGGAAACTCCTGCACCTTTTGCCATTGTTGAATTCTTTGCTCACTG GTGTCCCGCTTGTAGAAATTATAAG CCACAATATGAAAAAGTTGCAAGACTCTTCAACGGGGCAGATGCTAGTCATCCAGGAATCATATTAATGACAAGGGTAGATTGTGCATCGACG ATAAATTCTAAGCTTTGTGACAAGTTCTCCGTGGATCGGTACCCGATGCTTTTTTGGGGACCTCCTAAGAAGTTTGTTAGTGGTGGTTGGGTTCCAAAACAAGGAAAGAGTGAAATAATTCCGATTGAAAGTGGACGAACTGCTGATGTCTTGCTTGGCTGGATCAACAAACAACTGGGAAG CTCATACGGTTTGGATGATGGAAAATACGAGAACGAGCATCTTCAGACAAACACTTCGGATCCTGGCCAG ATTGCCAAAGCTATCTATGATGTTGAGGAGGCAACATCTACTGCCTTTAGTATTATTTTAGACCACAAG ATGATTAAACCAGAAACTCGGGCATCACTTATAAAGTTTCTTCAGCTTTTGGTTGCTCATCACCCTTCTAGGAG GTGCCGGAAGGGGAGTGCAGATGTACTTGTTAACTTTGATGATCTGTGTCCATCATCTACGATGTTGGTTAACAATGAGGAAGCTGAAAGTTGTAGCAAAAATGGCGTGCTGGAAAATTACCAGATTTGTGGTAAAGAGGTTCCTCGCGGATATTGG ATGTATTGTCGTGGCAGCAAGAATGATACTAGAGGTTTTAG TTGCGGTTTGTGGATTTTGTTACATTCACTCTCCGTAAGAGTGGAGGACGGAGAAAGCAACATGGCATTTAGAAGTACTTGTGATTTTATACACAACTTTTTCGTCTGTGAGGAGTGTAGGCAACACTTTTACGAAATGTGCTCAAG CGTGTCTACTCCATTCAAGAAAGCACGTGATTTTGCCCTCTGGCTGTGGCGTGCTCACAACAAGGTCAACGAAAGACTAATAAAAGAAGAAGCGTCCCTTGGAACTGGCGATCCTGAATTCCCAAAAGCTATTTGGCCTCCAAAACAGCAATGTTCATCGTGTTACCTCAGCCCGAGCAAGACGAGTAAGGAAAATAGTAAGATCGATTGGGATGAGAACGAGGTCTTTAAGTTTTTGGTCAGTTACTATGGGAAAGAACTAGTAACTCTCTATAAGGAAAGTGAACAGCGAGGTAGTGGTCAGACCGAAAAAATAGTTGCCGAAGAGTTGGTAGCCTCGACAAATGCAGTTGTGGTTCCAGTGGGAGCTGCATTGGCTATTGCAGTTGCGAGCTGTGCATTCGGAGCGCTTGCATACATCTGGCGCTCACGACAAAAGAATCGgaagtataaatatatatactcttTAAAGAATATATGA
- the LOC107811058 gene encoding sulfhydryl oxidase 2-like isoform X4, whose amino-acid sequence MTRVDCASTINSKLCDKFSVDRYPMLFWGPPKKFVSGGWVPKQGKSEIIPIESGRTADVLLGWINKQLGSSYGLDDGKYENEHLQTNTSDPGQIAKAIYDVEEATSTAFSIILDHKMIKPETRASLIKFLQLLVAHHPSRRCRKGSADVLVNFDDLCPSSTMLVNNEEAESCSKNGVLENYQICGKEVPRGYWMYCRGSKNDTRGFSCGLWILLHSLSVRVEDGESNMAFRSTCDFIHNFFVCEECRQHFYEMCSSVSTPFKKARDFALWLWRAHNKVNERLIKEEASLGTGDPEFPKAIWPPKQQCSSCYLSPSKTSKENSKIDWDENEVFKFLVSYYGKELVTLYKESEQRGSGQTEKIVAEELVASTNAVVVPVGAALAIAVASCAFGALAYIWRSRQKNRKYKYIYSLKNI is encoded by the exons ATGACAAGGGTAGATTGTGCATCGACG ATAAATTCTAAGCTTTGTGACAAGTTCTCCGTGGATCGGTACCCGATGCTTTTTTGGGGACCTCCTAAGAAGTTTGTTAGTGGTGGTTGGGTTCCAAAACAAGGAAAGAGTGAAATAATTCCGATTGAAAGTGGACGAACTGCTGATGTCTTGCTTGGCTGGATCAACAAACAACTGGGAAG CTCATACGGTTTGGATGATGGAAAATACGAGAACGAGCATCTTCAGACAAACACTTCGGATCCTGGCCAG ATTGCCAAAGCTATCTATGATGTTGAGGAGGCAACATCTACTGCCTTTAGTATTATTTTAGACCACAAG ATGATTAAACCAGAAACTCGGGCATCACTTATAAAGTTTCTTCAGCTTTTGGTTGCTCATCACCCTTCTAGGAG GTGCCGGAAGGGGAGTGCAGATGTACTTGTTAACTTTGATGATCTGTGTCCATCATCTACGATGTTGGTTAACAATGAGGAAGCTGAAAGTTGTAGCAAAAATGGCGTGCTGGAAAATTACCAGATTTGTGGTAAAGAGGTTCCTCGCGGATATTGG ATGTATTGTCGTGGCAGCAAGAATGATACTAGAGGTTTTAG TTGCGGTTTGTGGATTTTGTTACATTCACTCTCCGTAAGAGTGGAGGACGGAGAAAGCAACATGGCATTTAGAAGTACTTGTGATTTTATACACAACTTTTTCGTCTGTGAGGAGTGTAGGCAACACTTTTACGAAATGTGCTCAAG CGTGTCTACTCCATTCAAGAAAGCACGTGATTTTGCCCTCTGGCTGTGGCGTGCTCACAACAAGGTCAACGAAAGACTAATAAAAGAAGAAGCGTCCCTTGGAACTGGCGATCCTGAATTCCCAAAAGCTATTTGGCCTCCAAAACAGCAATGTTCATCGTGTTACCTCAGCCCGAGCAAGACGAGTAAGGAAAATAGTAAGATCGATTGGGATGAGAACGAGGTCTTTAAGTTTTTGGTCAGTTACTATGGGAAAGAACTAGTAACTCTCTATAAGGAAAGTGAACAGCGAGGTAGTGGTCAGACCGAAAAAATAGTTGCCGAAGAGTTGGTAGCCTCGACAAATGCAGTTGTGGTTCCAGTGGGAGCTGCATTGGCTATTGCAGTTGCGAGCTGTGCATTCGGAGCGCTTGCATACATCTGGCGCTCACGACAAAAGAATCGgaagtataaatatatatactcttTAAAGAATATATGA
- the LOC107811058 gene encoding sulfhydryl oxidase 2-like isoform X3 → MHKDTNKTDKNRTLEKLKEEKIQTDKNQMTMKSCFQMPQYEKVARLFNGADASHPGIILMTRVDCASTINSKLCDKFSVDRYPMLFWGPPKKFVSGGWVPKQGKSEIIPIESGRTADVLLGWINKQLGSSYGLDDGKYENEHLQTNTSDPGQIAKAIYDVEEATSTAFSIILDHKMIKPETRASLIKFLQLLVAHHPSRRCRKGSADVLVNFDDLCPSSTMLVNNEEAESCSKNGVLENYQICGKEVPRGYWMYCRGSKNDTRGFSCGLWILLHSLSVRVEDGESNMAFRSTCDFIHNFFVCEECRQHFYEMCSSVSTPFKKARDFALWLWRAHNKVNERLIKEEASLGTGDPEFPKAIWPPKQQCSSCYLSPSKTSKENSKIDWDENEVFKFLVSYYGKELVTLYKESEQRGSGQTEKIVAEELVASTNAVVVPVGAALAIAVASCAFGALAYIWRSRQKNRKYKYIYSLKNI, encoded by the exons ATGCATAAAGATACTAACAAAACAGATAAAAACCGAACACTTGAGaagttaaaagaagaaaaaattcagACGGATAAAAATCAAATGACGATGAAGTCATGTTTCCAAATG CCACAATATGAAAAAGTTGCAAGACTCTTCAACGGGGCAGATGCTAGTCATCCAGGAATCATATTAATGACAAGGGTAGATTGTGCATCGACG ATAAATTCTAAGCTTTGTGACAAGTTCTCCGTGGATCGGTACCCGATGCTTTTTTGGGGACCTCCTAAGAAGTTTGTTAGTGGTGGTTGGGTTCCAAAACAAGGAAAGAGTGAAATAATTCCGATTGAAAGTGGACGAACTGCTGATGTCTTGCTTGGCTGGATCAACAAACAACTGGGAAG CTCATACGGTTTGGATGATGGAAAATACGAGAACGAGCATCTTCAGACAAACACTTCGGATCCTGGCCAG ATTGCCAAAGCTATCTATGATGTTGAGGAGGCAACATCTACTGCCTTTAGTATTATTTTAGACCACAAG ATGATTAAACCAGAAACTCGGGCATCACTTATAAAGTTTCTTCAGCTTTTGGTTGCTCATCACCCTTCTAGGAG GTGCCGGAAGGGGAGTGCAGATGTACTTGTTAACTTTGATGATCTGTGTCCATCATCTACGATGTTGGTTAACAATGAGGAAGCTGAAAGTTGTAGCAAAAATGGCGTGCTGGAAAATTACCAGATTTGTGGTAAAGAGGTTCCTCGCGGATATTGG ATGTATTGTCGTGGCAGCAAGAATGATACTAGAGGTTTTAG TTGCGGTTTGTGGATTTTGTTACATTCACTCTCCGTAAGAGTGGAGGACGGAGAAAGCAACATGGCATTTAGAAGTACTTGTGATTTTATACACAACTTTTTCGTCTGTGAGGAGTGTAGGCAACACTTTTACGAAATGTGCTCAAG CGTGTCTACTCCATTCAAGAAAGCACGTGATTTTGCCCTCTGGCTGTGGCGTGCTCACAACAAGGTCAACGAAAGACTAATAAAAGAAGAAGCGTCCCTTGGAACTGGCGATCCTGAATTCCCAAAAGCTATTTGGCCTCCAAAACAGCAATGTTCATCGTGTTACCTCAGCCCGAGCAAGACGAGTAAGGAAAATAGTAAGATCGATTGGGATGAGAACGAGGTCTTTAAGTTTTTGGTCAGTTACTATGGGAAAGAACTAGTAACTCTCTATAAGGAAAGTGAACAGCGAGGTAGTGGTCAGACCGAAAAAATAGTTGCCGAAGAGTTGGTAGCCTCGACAAATGCAGTTGTGGTTCCAGTGGGAGCTGCATTGGCTATTGCAGTTGCGAGCTGTGCATTCGGAGCGCTTGCATACATCTGGCGCTCACGACAAAAGAATCGgaagtataaatatatatactcttTAAAGAATATATGA